The sequence ccttcgatgattctgtgatgggcgctttctctcgcagctcctgctgtggggggaatggaaaatgcgtggaggacaaagaggctagaagctggtctgaggtgcggatccttaccgaggcttgtcagtctgcagagagaaggggactcaaTCCTCATgtagtgctgatgaaagtctccctgagcaggcgctcaagcaaagctcctgcatttgcagatgcgcacgcaccagatggaacgatgaagcctggtcctccagaatcgccattgctagtgaggggccgcaggctttgccctgacttgggcttgctggagtgtcaaggtgcagcagagtggcacttggaggaggctctccttcagcagcttaaaggcctgccagctttcctgagctccttcgcccttctgagctgcctcccctggcatccccctagcaggtctctgcagaaggggaagcctgctcgcctcaaggccagcctctgggctctgatgctctccttcctacctgccctcaggctctgcaactccactagttcccgggtgctacagcccaggtggccatggacgctgctggcaccaagcctccggggtggccgcttccccttctggccctgggcacccgccttcttcccctcacacctgcaaaagcccagcactcaagggcacccaagacacacacaagagctggcagttccctcccaccacgcagccagcactgggccccagcaaggggggcccaggctcaagcacttcctcccctcagaggcgtacagcagctttttcctcctctccccacaggccccttgaacccaggacatgcgttggccatggcacggccctctccacgcctctccccagcaccaacaagacgcagcacacccctaggccacagccaccgcagctgcagctgcagccaaagagccacagcactACCGCggcggagagctgccctggcagcagcccctgagccctgactcctcagctctgctcttcaggacTCCCCAAAGCTCCCACGCTGCAAACGGACGAGCTCAccacacacccagccaagagccacccgacttggggcagttggtttaattcagctgcagagaacttcctgggtgctcgcgtggctcacaagcagtgctgctgctgctgctgctgctgctgccgttgtggctgctgctgtggccactgccgctgcccctggggctcccactgccgttgctgctctgtctgacactgggtcTTCGTgtgccgctgccactgccagtggggctgctgttGAGTCCAGAATTGGAGCTTccgctgccactgctgctacgAGCGGGTTTCCCGCTGTGTCCAACATTGCAGCTCCCACTGTCACTGCCGCTGTGTTTGCCGCTGGCActtgggctgccgctgtgcccgccactggggctcccagtgacgctgccaccgccagtggatctgctgctgcgtctgccactggggcttccacGGCTGCTGCCGCTGTGTCCGGCActgccactggggctgccacttggtctgacagtggggcttccagtgccactggggctgcAACTGGGGCTGCCACTGTGTTTGACAGTGGGGTTTCCAGTGCCCCTGccattgacactggggctgccgctgtgtcttacagtggggcttccagtgccactgccattgacactggggctgccactgtgtcttacagtggggcttccagtgccactgccattgacactggggctgccgcttggtctgacagtggggcttccagtgccactgccattgacactggggctgccgctctgtctgccaccggggctcccgctgccactgccacgctgcctgctactgacactggggctgccgttctcttttgcagtggggcttccactgccgctgcctctGGGTCCCTTCGGGGTGCTGCACCCAATGGGAGGGGTCCTGAGCCTTGCACTGGGGGACTTTCCACAGGGGGGCATTgcatggggggggaggggaggaaggtcCCTTCTGGGTGTTGCACCCACGGGGAGGGATCCTGGACATTGCACTGGGGGGGGGTGGCTTTCCATGGCGGGGGTGTTGCACCTGGGGGACGATTTGCACAGTGTGCGGGGGTCCCTCCTGGGTTGGGCTGCAGCGGGTGCTGGAGTGCATGAGCCTGGGAAgggggtggggtttttttcggggggggggggaagcaggggcTCCGGTGCGGCGCCAGGGCTGCAGGGGATCGAACGCGCGGCGCCTCCCAGGCTCGGCTTGGCGCGGCTCAGCCTGGCCCGGCCCGTCCTGGCCGCTGCCTCTCTTGCAGCCGCTGCCGGGGAGCCGGAGGTGCGGGGCGAGGGCCCGCGGTGGGGCTCGCTCTGCGACCGCCGCTGCGCCGCCATTAACGACCCGCATGGCGACCTGCCCTCGGCCTCCCACCCCCATGGCATCCTCGCCCCCCGCATCCTCGCCCTCCGCATCCTGCCCGGtagggagcccggcggcggcagcggtgAGGGGGGTCCGCGCAGGGGGTCCCTGTGCCAGCGCCCACACCCGCTCGCCTCTCGCCCGCAGTCGTCACCCACCAGCAGCACTTGAACGAGGTGCCGGCGTGCGAGAGCTGCGGGGCAAAGACCACGCTGACGGCTGAGAGCGCGGTGGAGGCCAACAAGCTCTTCAACGACGACAAGGTGGGTCCGTCCCCCCGCGGCCCATGCCCATCCTGCtgtgcgggaggggagggggtcTTTTCTTTGGCCGCgaccttctcctctctgcagttcGGCTTCAAGAAGTGGAAGAGACACGCGACCGCCCGGCCCTGGGAGGACCGCTCGGAGATCAGGAAGGAGCTCTACTCCAACCTGAACGTCATCCGCGGCTTTGGAGGTGGGCGGCCGCTGAGGCTCTAGGGTTCGCGGCAAAACCCTgttgggaggagggagcccggttaacaccccccctcccccgctgTGCACGTGGCGAAGCGGCTGGTGGAGCAGCGGAGGGGCCGGTCGCTGTCTGCAGGCTCCACGGTGACGTTGGGCAGCGTCCTCTATGCGCTGCTCTTCGGCTGGTGGCTGACGCTCCTCTACGTCCTGGTGGCCGCCGAGATGTTCCTCACCGTCGTGGGGGCTCCTTACGGTGAGTCTTCCCCAGGTGCCCGTCCCCGGTGCGACTGGGCCGGGCTGTCGTGGTGGGAGACGGGACGTGCGCGTCCGGGTCCTGCCCCGCGTCTCGATGCCGCTGTCCCCGCAGGGCGGCTCTGCAGGGACCTGGGCAGCTACTTCCTCTGGCCCTTCAGCAAAGTGATCCAGCGGGTGGAGGTAACGGCCGGGTGCCGTCCGTACGTCCGTCCCCGCCAGCCCCTCCTCACTCTCCGCCAGGGTCCCGCCGCGGAGGCCGACGGCACCCGGGAGACCTCGGCCCTGCTCGGCGGCCCAGCGCCCGGCCGCTGGTGCCCCGCGGACCCCGGCTACCGGGTGAGCGCCCGGCGCGGGAGGTGCTGGACGGGGCCCGAGGGGCGGCTCTTTGGGAGCCCGGCTGCTCCCGTTTGGGTTTTTCCACCCTAAAAAACTGCCGCCACCGGGCCGTCCTTGCAGCAAcgcgctgccgctgctgccgaGTGGCTCTGCCTGGGCTACCCGGCGCTGGCACTGGCCCACGGGCTCGTCTGCTTCGTCGCCTggctcctcttcttcctcatctccGTCACCAAGATGAGCACCCGCACGGCCCAccgggtgctgctgccgcccccggAGCGGGTACGCATCCGGCGCCCGCGCATGGTGGGTGGCCCCTGGTGCTGGGGGTGGAGGGTCCCCTCTCGATGGGCTGGCTTTTGGCAGGGGGGGACACCCAGACCAGTGTCACCCGCTTGGTTTCCatcgccccgctgccgccgccgcagaCGAACGTGCCGCTGGAGGCGGAGGTGATCAAGTGCTGCTACCGCGCCATCAACGCCTGCTACTACAAGTACGCCGTGGACGGCATCAACGTCTTCGCTGTCAGTATCCTTTTCCCCCCTGCTTCCTTTTTGTGTATAGGGGGGGACACGTCAACTGGGCACCACCTTGAGGTACCACCCCTCAAAAACCACCGCCCCCCCCACTTCGGACACGTCCTTGATGGCCGCcgcagacctgctgctgctggtggtggtgacgCTGGTGCTGGGCTACGTGGACGGGCGCAACTGGGTGACGAGCTCGCCCGTGAAGTTCACCCTGGCGCTGCTCTCCATCATGCCCCTCTCCTACTACATTGGCATGGCCATCGCCAGGTGAGCAGCTGCCTggtgccggggccgccccgcggcgctgctTCCCGCCCCATTGACCCTTTGCGCTTCCCGTCCCCGCAGCATCTCGGTGCAGAGCAACGTCGCGGTGGGGGCAGTGGTGAACGCCACGTTTGGCTCCATCACAGAGCTCACCTTCTACATCACAGCACTCATCAAGGGCGCCCATAAGGGCAGCAAGTGCTACGAGGAGATCGTCAAGGCGGAGCTGACGGGCACCCTGGTGGGCTGCGTCCTCCTGGTCCTGGTGAgcccggcggggaggaggcgctTGTGTCACGAAAGCCCCCGTCCTCCAgcgtgggaggaggagaggaccTCCTCGCCGAGGTCACACTGACAGCCATGTTCTCTCCGAGGGCTTGTGCACGGTCATAGGAGGCATCCGGCACCAGGAGCAGAGGTTCAACAGCCGCTCGGCGGGTGTCAGCTCGgccctgctcttcctctccgTGGGAGGTGAGTGCCCCAGCGGCGGTGCCAGTGGGGGGAGGATGTCCCACACCATGGCCTGGCGCCCACTTCCACCTCTCCTGCCAGCAGGCGTCTTCGCCCCGATGCTCTTCTCCAAGGTGTACGGGAGGCTGGTGTGCGGCGAGTGCCACAACATCACCCAGAACGCGCTGGGCCACTACCTCTGCAAGAGCTGCCACTTCGACCTGGTAAGCCCCCAAACCGCGGCACCCACGGGCGCCCGTAGCCCGCCCGGCTCCTCGCCGGCGGCCCGCAACGGGCactgcagggtgcccagggcaCGGCCATGGCGCTCGCCCCGCTGATGGGCTCTCCGTTGCAGGTGCAGAACAACAGCATGCTCTACTACAGCCACGTCCAGTGAGTGTCCTGGGGTGGACCCGGTCCCCGTGTCGGGGTGGCACTTCGTGGGTTGGCTCACAGGTCCTCGGGGAGCTGCCTGGTCGCGGGCAGGGCGTCCTCCCTCCTGGGGATGGCACCGCTGTGCCTGTCTGGTCCCAGGGCTGGACCACGCTGCGtccatctccctctgtcctgggACAGCCGCCGGTGTTCTCAGCTCTGTGTGGTGCAGGGGAACGCCGGGGCCTCCAAAGGGCTCTCGCGTGGGGCTGAGCGCCGTGTCCCGCAGGCCCCTGGTGTACACAgtgtccctgctgctccctgccgcCTACCTCATCGGCCTCTTCTTCACCCTGAAAACTCACTCGCACATCTATGACATCCACATCAGCGACTGTCACAGTGAGTGCCACCCCGGCTCCGCTCGGCGAGTCCTCTGCTCCCCTTCCCACGCTGGGAGGCTCACATGGGGTTTCTGACTCAtccctgctcctttcccccAGGGCCCAGCCACCACCACAGCGCCGTGGTCCACTGGTCTCGGTGGAGGGCACTGGTCATCCTCCTGCTGTccatgctgaacatccctttcctgcttgaaacaagcatctgaataatcacagagctgagcagaaactcttcactcgctcttcactttctatcacagaaaggcccagcacttccagtgccaccagcaggagggccccagaggctctgctggtgtgttcacggagagcaaggtgcaacagcgtgtgcattccacaactacattcaccactgctgcctttgaaggcaggactgggcgatgttgggcagggctcagtgaacccatgggaagggctcttgcaagccagcgcccatagcacaaggcttttgcaggaagcacgctggaaaagaagggcccccagtagtgacacttactgctctggcattctcgtccacttcattcccaagccactcagtaggtgctccagcttctgaagatggcttcctcctgcctggcaatgccttctgggcagagcactctggggtgcctaggaatggactgcaaatacacaccgcggggaggtggcatgagcacagggggagtagggtccccatttcagctggacaagttgggcacctgcttctgccgcagaaggcagttctgtagcagaagcacgtgggtcccactgactggggtcacatccacaggaatggggatcaccccctaacaaaacacccagggctgcacgtTATGCCCAAAGTAGAGCTCTGGACAGAACCAGAGcaaaaatttctctccatgcaggaaggcgagcagcagggtcatctggcaggacaggctccaaggcacagcattacgtgctgtgctgccagctacattagccactgctccgtggccccagGGACTCtgttccgggatgggcaatggtttgctgcctgtcttccttAGTCCGGTGGCCTTACGAGGTCATCCTACAAGGGACAGCCTAAGCTGGAATACAGCCACACCGCTGTTGTGTTAAGGCAggatcaaagcagagaggaaaggtgtcAGGCTCTCACTCTGGTGCCAGGGCACATGTCTGGCTTCATTCTCCCTCTGTCatagtttcttaattctgtcttcaacacttgaactgcaccatattcagtgttgcagaggtgggaggggacCAGGTCTTGGGGAAGACTTTGCAAGGTACCTATTTACCACTAGCTCACCATGACATGGTACCCACCTACCTGCAcccaaacctcttctgctcGCTGGAGCTTTAAtgggcagcaagtgctgtgagcctggagagtggccctctcctccagcagcagctgctggtgcaTCCATCAACTGCTCATAGCTCACCTCTTCAGTAGAGCCACCCTGCTGTCTTCAAGTGTTTTGCTGGCAGAGCTCTAGCCATGCGTCATAGCCTGTGTTACACATCAGGGCTGCGAACGTTACAGAGCAACAGTCAGTGACTTGCTTTGCTGATAAAAGGTGATACAAATCTTTCCTAGTGATGGGAGGCacctttctgtcttcaaaagcaTCCCCCAAAATAAGCTGCAGCCATCTTCAgggcggtggtggtggggttCTGCTAACAGTGCAAAGCCAAAATCATGTGTGCATGAACACACAGCAGCCTCTAAGCCTGTGTGTGGGGcaggtcatccctcccctcccagagccctggggtggctgctgcagcatggGGACAAGTGTTTGAAGGCTGAGTAAAGCGCCTTGCTGCTTCACCCCACAACTGACTTGTTTTCAGAGGCAGCGCTGGAGAGCATGCAGCTCTGGTTTGAGGGCTTGCTGCTAGGTAAGGCAATGCTTTTGTGCATCTTGACTATTTGAATGATTCAAGGTTCCTGCTGGCGCACACGAGCTGGGGGACCTTTGCTGCTTTGGGGCCTAGCTCTGCCACATAGCTAGAAGGAGGATAAATTACTCCAGGCTTTGCTTGCCCGGGCTCCTGCTTGGCTTCGGCTGCCACTGCTGTTGCTGGAGGCCTGGCTCCATCATCTTCAAACAAGGCTGTCTTAAAGTACTAGTTTCTCCTTTCTAAGAgcaaatctgccttttaaaaagaaaaccttccatGATGTCAGCGTGTTGCTACCTTTGCCAGAGCAGGGCTGTTTTCCTAAGGAGCAGAGGCttttgctgggcttcccttcagggtaaaagggtgctgacaggaaggctcccgggaaggctcagagcagaggctggggaagaaccttctcttctgggaaaacagagctgccatAGCCCCCACTGagccctcctgtcctccctagcaggactgccctgcacattgccctagagtttagtgagctgccttcccctgcgcttgcttctctcttctctccattctgtcctggatcagccttttggctcttccctggacaaaagcctgccagatcatttagctctttgcccatattcccctgcagctgctcttgtgtggaatggaggggctgctgtgagcaagagcaacgggtatttctgcagttctgagaggcagcttcttctctgtagcatggaaacatgggctgcccttgccagcagcaagagcctttccttggcagcatctcacctctctttctcacctttgcagatgaaaatacgcagggattcaatcctgacagccactaaagcagcttcgattgtgtcccttgaacctcttccaagtatttttccaacgtgagtactttcccttctttctttccccctgcctgacaaaggcagcagcctctccgcacaggtttgttagggctgcattgccagggctggggcaggctgctctgaaagtgctttgggaacaaGTCTTTCCAGCGGCTGGGTCCCACCTGCCTGcaggcatgctctgccttcatctgggctctgtgggtgagGATAgggttctgcagaactctgtgaTGTTGTCCACCTGCTAAGggctttgtgtgtaaatgcttgatgcctttctgcttctttgacactgggtgcccagcaataATCCGTTGcccacccctgaacacagagcctttggggccacggagcagtcttgtagttggcaggacagcaggtaatgatgtgtttcagagcctgtccttgcagatgaccctgctgctctcctcactgcctggagtctcccttgggctcctggagctctccttcaggcatgacgtgcagccccaggtgttttgATGGGAGGTGATGCACTGATGTGGCCCCAGTCAGTggaagccctgtgcttctgctgcagaattgccttctgctgcaggagcaggtgtgaagctggtgagggccaggtggggaccctactctccctgtgctcatatcacctctccgcggggtgtatttgcaggccggtgccagtcacctcagagtgctctgcacagagtgcagcagcgggcaggaagaaggaacggagagaagcccgagcactagtgcatgtcctctgagcgagggccgtcagaggtctggagtggtaagtgctcctcattgaggcccttcatgtgccagcctgctctctgcccaggccttgtgctatgggcgctggctgtacaagaggcctgctgggccctggaaggctttgtgcagggc comes from Rhea pennata isolate bPtePen1 unplaced genomic scaffold, bPtePen1.pri scaffold_33, whole genome shotgun sequence and encodes:
- the LOC134154651 gene encoding uncharacterized protein LOC134154651; amino-acid sequence: MAPARPGRKRPQAPWRPQRGGRDAPRALPPALAATGRAHTQPYPSPARLPLRPPAAGEPEVRGEGPRWGSLCDRRCAAINDPHGDLPSASHPHAPTPARLSPAVVTHQQHLNEVPACESCGAKTTLTAESAVEANKLFNDDKFGFKKWKRHATARPWEDRSEIRKELYSNLNVIRGFGGSTVTLGSVLYALLFGWWLTLLYVLVAAEMFLTVVGAPYGRLCRDLGSYFLWPFSKVIQRVEGPAAEADGTRETSALLGGPAPGRWCPADPGYRQRAAAAAEWLCLGYPALALAHGLVCFVAWLLFFLISVTKMSTRTAHRVLLPPPERVRIRRPRMTNVPLEAEVIKCCYRAINACYYKYAVDGINVFAVNLLLLVVVTLVLGYVDGRNWVTSSPVKFTLALLSIMPLSYYIGMAIASISVQSNVAVGAVVNATFGSITELTFYITALIKGAHKGSKCYEEIVKAELTGTLVGCVLLVLGLCTVIGGIRHQEQRFNSRSAGVSSALLFLSVGGVFAPMLFSKVYGRLVCGECHNITQNALGHYLCKSCHFDLVQNNSMLYYSHVQPLVYTVSLLLPAAYLIGLFFTLKTHSHIYDIHISDCHRPSHHHSAVVHWSRWRALVILLLNLVDLHGLSHEEASVAEHVSGQRLLQRERQPESKVVATNVEEGTVEEEPRGR